The genomic stretch GCCCTTCGGCCGATTCCTGGTGGCGCTGATCTCGGTTGCAGGCGTGCAGATCGCAAGCGCCGTCGACGTCACCCTGCCGAACAGGACGGGCTCGGTGAGATTCGCCGTACTTGGCGATTTCGGCTCCGGCGACGAGCTCGAGTACCAGGTCGCCTCTCAGATGGCGGCGTTCCGGGCGCGCTTTCCCTTCGAGTTCGTGATCACGACCGGCGACAACATCATCGGCAGCCAGGATGACCCCGCCGACTTTGCCGAGAAGTTCGAGCGCCCGTTCGAGGCCCTGCTCGCCGCCGGCGTGCGGTTCTTCGCGACGCTCGGCAACCACGACAAGCCGGCGAACCGGTCCTATCCCCGCTGGAACATGAATGGCCGGCGGTACTACACGTTCGCGTTCAAGAACGTCCGGTTCTTCGCGCTCGACTCGAACCGTCCCGATCGGGCGGAGCTCGCCTGGCTCGATGAGGCGCTGCGCAACTCGAGCGAGGACTGGAAGATCTGCTACTTCCACCATCCTCTGTACTCCAACGGCGTGAAGCACGGTCCGGCGCTCGAACTCCGAGTGCTGTTCGAACCGCTGCTGGTTCGCCATGGCGTGGACGTGGTGTTCTCGGGCCACGACCATGTCTACGAGCGCCTCACGCCGCAAGCGGGGATCGCGTACTTCGTGACCGGCTCTGGCGGACAGGATGTCCACTCGCTGCGGCTGAGCCCGACCACGGCGGCGTCGTTCGATCGCGAGCACACGTTCACTGCCGTCGAAGTGAACGGCGCCGACCTGTTCTTCCAGACCGTATCGCGCTCCGGCATCACGGTTGACGCCGGCGTCATCCGGAAGCGCGCGCGCGAGGCCACCGGGGGCGGGCGATGAAGGCCCGTGGGCTGTTCACCATCCTGATCGACAGCTTCCTGCTGCTGCCGATCGGCCTGCTCGTGGCGCTGGTGTGGGCCAACGCCGCCGGGGTGAGCTACTTCCGCTTCGCTCATGCGCTGCGATTCATCGTCAACGACATCGGCATGGTGTTCTTCGTCGGCCTCGTGACCGAGGAAGCGCTGGAAGCGGTGATGCCGGGAGGCGCGCTGCATCGCTGGCGACGGACGCTCCTGCCGATCGTCGCCGCGGTCGGGAGCGTGCTCGGAGCCACGGCCGTGTACGTGCTCTATCTGCGCGAGCGTT from Vicinamibacterales bacterium encodes the following:
- a CDS encoding metallophosphoesterase; the encoded protein is MSTSHVVRPFGRFLVALISVAGVQIASAVDVTLPNRTGSVRFAVLGDFGSGDELEYQVASQMAAFRARFPFEFVITTGDNIIGSQDDPADFAEKFERPFEALLAAGVRFFATLGNHDKPANRSYPRWNMNGRRYYTFAFKNVRFFALDSNRPDRAELAWLDEALRNSSEDWKICYFHHPLYSNGVKHGPALELRVLFEPLLVRHGVDVVFSGHDHVYERLTPQAGIAYFVTGSGGQDVHSLRLSPTTAASFDREHTFTAVEVNGADLFFQTVSRSGITVDAGVIRKRAREATGGGR